From Orcinus orca chromosome 3, mOrcOrc1.1, whole genome shotgun sequence, a single genomic window includes:
- the LOC125963874 gene encoding UDP-N-acetylglucosamine--peptide N-acetylglucosaminyltransferase 110 kDa subunit-like — protein sequence MASSVGNVADSTEPTKRMLSFQGLAELAHREYQAGDFEAAERHCMQLWRQEPDNTGVLLLLSSLHFQCRRLDRSAHFSTLAIKQNPLLAEAYSNLGNVYKERGQLQEAIEHYRHALHLKPDFIDGYINLAAALVAAGDMEGAVQAYVSALQCNPDLYCVRSDLGNLLKALGGLEGAKACYLKAMETQPNFAVAWSNRGCVFNAQGEIWLAIHHFEKAVTLDPNY from the coding sequence ATGGCGTCTTCTGTGGGCAACGTGGCCGACAGCACAGAACCAACGaaacgtatgctttccttccaagggttagcTGAGTTGGCACATCGAGAATATCAGGCAGgagattttgaggcagctgagagacactgcatgcagctgtggagacaagagccagacaatactggagtacttttattactttcatctctacacttccagtgtcgaaggctggacagatctgcccactttagtactctggcaattaaacagaaccctcttctggcagaagcctattcgaatttggggaatgtgtacaaggaaagagggcagttgcaggaagcaattgagcattaccggcatgcattgcatctcaagccagatttcatcgatggttatattaacctggcagcggctttggtagcagcaggcgacatggaaggggcagtacaagcttacgtctctgctcttcagtgcaatcctgatttgtactgtgttcgcagtgacctggggaacctgctGAAAGCCCTGGGTGGCTTGGAAGGAGCTaaggcatgttatttgaaagcaatggagacgcaaccgaactttgcagtagcttggagtaatcgtggctgtgttttcaatgcacaaggggagatttggcttgcaattcatcactttgaaaaggctgtcacccttgaccccaatt